The DNA window GGTGATGCCGAAGTCAGCAAGCAACTGCTGGTAGGCGGATGCCTCTTCCAGCGGGTTCAGGTTGGAGCGGTGCAGGTTCTCGAGCAGCGCATCGCGCAGCATGTCCTCGTTCGCGGTCTCCTTGACCACGGCGGGGATAGTGGCGAGGCCTACTTCCTTTGTGGCCCTGAGGCGACGCTCGCCCATGATGAGTTCGAACTTGCCACGCTTCGACTGGTGCGGTCGCACAACTATCGGCTGGAGGACACCAACCTCCCGGATGCTGTGCACCAGTTCCGCGAGGTCGTCTGCATCAAAATTGGTGCGGGGCTGTGCCGCGTTCGGGATAATGTCCGCTGGGTCAAGATTGGCGAGCCTGGCGCCGGGAACCGTGACCAGATCCGGGTCTTCGGTGGTGCGTGCGGGGTTGGTCTGCGGGAAGAACACGTCGACCGGGCGACCGTTTTCGGTCATTTCCTGTGTCGTCGTGGGAATGAGGGATCCGATCCCGCGGCCGAGGCCAGTTCTTTTCACGGCCATTAGCGTGGTGCTCCTTCAGTAAGCAGTTCGTTTGTGTTCTCGTCCGCGGTCTCACGGGCCGCGCGCTCGCGCTCCGCCTCCCGCGTCGCAATTTCGGTGGCGGCCTCGAGGTACGAGATCGCACCGACGCCGCTGGGGTCGTGGCTGATCACGCTCTGGCCGAAGCTGGGAGCTTCAGAGATGCGGACCGCGCGCGGAATGATCGTCTTGAGAACCTCAGCGGGGAAGTGGGCGCGCACGTCGTCAGCGACCTGGTGTGCCAGGTTGGTTCGAGTGTCGAACATCGTCAGCAGAATTGTGCTGACCGTAAGAGGCGGGTTCAGGTGCTTCTGGATCATCCGGATGCTGTTCAGCAGCTGACTCAGGCCCTCAAGCGCGTAATACTCAGCCTGTATGGGGATGAGGACCTCTCGTGCCGCAACAAAAGCGTTGATCGTCAGCAGGCCGAGGGAGGGCGGGCAGTCGATGAAGACGTAGTGAAAAGTCTCCTCAGACTCCCGCACGAACTGCTCAAGCGCGGTGCGGAGCCTGTGCTCGCGG is part of the Mycetocola zhujimingii genome and encodes:
- a CDS encoding ParB/RepB/Spo0J family partition protein — encoded protein: MAVKRTGLGRGIGSLIPTTTQEMTENGRPVDVFFPQTNPARTTEDPDLVTVPGARLANLDPADIIPNAAQPRTNFDADDLAELVHSIREVGVLQPIVVRPHQSKRGKFELIMGERRLRATKEVGLATIPAVVKETANEDMLRDALLENLHRSNLNPLEEASAYQQLLADFGITQDELATRIGRSRPQITNTIRLLKLPESIQSRVAAGVLSAGHARAILSLVEPELMLRLAEKIINEDLSVRAAEAAAAQIQGQAPKKPKPVGGTRHAHLEEVADRLGDRLNTRVKVNLGARKGQVTIEFATIGDLNRILAEIGEPSYGA
- a CDS encoding ParA family protein produces the protein MREILDLTHRRRNLAEITVPKPANTRIFTVSNQKGGVGKTTTTVNIAASLAKLGARVLVIDLDPQGNASTALGVDHHADIPSIYDVLIDDFPLADVVQQSPEFDTLFCAPSTIHLAGAEIELVSQVAREHRLRTALEQFVRESEETFHYVFIDCPPSLGLLTINAFVAAREVLIPIQAEYYALEGLSQLLNSIRMIQKHLNPPLTVSTILLTMFDTRTNLAHQVADDVRAHFPAEVLKTIIPRAVRISEAPSFGQSVISHDPSGVGAISYLEAATEIATREAERERAARETADENTNELLTEGAPR